The region AGCAAGGGCATTAGAACACAAAGGAAACAAAATATGTCACAAACAGATAACAAAGATGAACAATGTGCAACAGATAAGCCAAAACTCAATGCCCATGTAGAATTCAAGATACAGAGGATGAGTTAAGACTTAAGGAGGAAGACGAAAAAATGGTGGTTGAGGATTACTTCACAATACTTGACCCACGGGAGATAAATAAATATGAACTAGAAAACAATATCAAGATCTGCTCTCATAACGTTTGATGACATCCTAAAGACTCAGAATAGCGTATATCGCCATGAATCTACATGGCTTAATCATTGAGAAGATCAGCATACAAAGTGAAACAGAGGCATATTGCAAACCCAAGGTGCAGAGGCAAAATGTAAATATAAAAAATCAACATGAAATGGTAAAAAGGGTTACTTAACACataaaaattaaaatcaagatctgCTCTCATAACGTTTGATGACATCCTAAAGATTCAGAATAGCGTATATCGCCATGAATCTACATGGCTTAATCATTGAGCAAATTAGCATACTATAAGTGTGAAACAGAGGCATATCACAAACCCAAGTGCAGAGGCAAAATACGAATATAAGATATCAAAATATAATGTTACTATGAACTAACCTCTTCCCATCAGGATTAAATGCCAATGCATTGATTGGTCCAAAATGCCCTTTAACACCACCAATCTCTTCTTGTAAAATCTGAAATTAACAACAAAATCCTGTTACAGATGTTGACAATATATACGCAGACATAAAGATATACAAAGGAATCTAGCTCACCTTGTGGAAAAATTTGGCCTCGAATTTACCCGCGCGGCGATCTGTCATAGTAACATTCATCGCATCTTGTCCACCTCCGATAACCACCTATGAACAGCAAACAAATATGTTGTTTAGATAGAAAATACAAATACAAATGAGTTTCCATAGAATAAAAACACAACATTATAATGTACCAATTTAGTTCAGCACTATGCACACATGGGATGGGCACTAAACACAGAAGCTGACAAATTAAGATAACAAATATGCAAAGGAATTATTGTTCACACACTTTGACAAACCTGGCCTTAATTAAAGAGAGCAAGAAATCAAGGTAGGAAATAGATGGGCAGGACAAAAATATGTGGCACTCAAGACCAGAGCACATACACAGTAATCTTATCCAATTCAATAATTACCCAAAGGGCTGACTGCGAAGAGCACATTTTAAAACAAATTCATAGTCACTCCCAACTTCATGGTTGCCCACGGATATATATGCTTTTAGCTTCTTGTGAAAAGACCAGGAATTAAAGACACAGCCCCCTGTGCTTTGAGAGAGCTCATACATTGAAATGCTCGCAGCAACTTAAGAACAATGACAGATAAGGAAGGCGACAGATAGAGGAGCATACATTATCAAGAATAGGAGACATGTCAACAGCATTAACCGGTCGCTCTGTGACATATGTCTTTATCAGGGTCAGTGTTCTTGCATCCCATAGCTGCCACATAACAGATATGTCAGAATAATCCATATAATAAGAAAAAATAAAGTACAGGTTATCAGGGCAGCAATTCCAAAGTATCACCTTAGCAGATTTATCCAAGGAACCTGTGAGGAAATGAGACCAATCTAAGGATTTTGAGAGTGAGCTAATTGCCTTCTGATGTCCAGcctccttgtctgactccttcaGCAGCTTTCCGGTCTACAGGCCCAAGAGAAAATAGAACATAAATGAATAACATCATACAAAATGGGAAAGCAACAACACCTGGTATGTAACAACaaacattgcatgacaagatagctAGTGGCATATAAACTTTGCATGTACCAACAAAATTCAGGTACCGTGTGAATGAAATATAAAGCCCTGAGCTCAAGTAACATTTAACACTATTTAAAAATATGAGTGGTCTATCCACAACCACTACATCGACAATCATGCAACAATAGTTATAAGATCATACCAATAAGCTAGAACCAATCGCCAGCAGGACTCAACAGGACTACGTGCAAGCATGGGGTGCTAACCTCAGAGTCCCAGATGCGGATGGTGGCATCCTCGCCAGCGGTGATGATGGTCCGGTTGCCGGGTCCCCACACGGCCCTGTTAATCCTCCCCGTGATGCCGGAGATCACGAGCGCCGACTCCTCCGTCTCTGCAAACCACCAACACACACCTCAAAATCCACATTCACGTCACAACTAGACACCTAGAAACTTGCAGGCGGAGGAGAGTGGGTGGACCGTACGGTCTTGTATGTCCTCGGCGATGCGCTTGACCTGCGCGGTGGGCGTCTTCCCCATGAAGCTGTCGGTGGTGATGACCGCCAGGTGGTCGCCGATGGCGAAGTCGACGGAGCGCGCGGGGGCGTCGAACCTGAAGGTGAAGAGCTCCCTCCCCGTCTGGACGTCCCAGAGCTTGGCGGTCTGGTCGGCGCTCCCCGTGATGAGGCGCGTGGAGTGGCGGGAGACGTCGCAGGACCACACGGCGCCGTTGTGGCCGCGGTAGGTGCCGAGGCGGTCGCCGTTGGAGGCGTACCACACGGTGGGGGTGTGGTCCTTGGCGCAGGAGAAGAGCAGGTCGCCGTCCCGGTTGTACTTGAGGAACGTGAGCGGGCGCTCGTGCCCCTTCATGAGAACAGGCCTCATCTTGCCGCCGACTGCTtgctgctcgccgccgccgccgccgccgccaggaggTGTAGGGCTAGGGAAGTGTGGGGGTGTGGTTGCGGCGGAGCAAAACCCTAGCTGCGCGTGGACAAGGGGTGCTTGTGTGTGGGAAAACCTAACCGTCAGGCGGCTGTATTAAGCAC is a window of Triticum dicoccoides isolate Atlit2015 ecotype Zavitan chromosome 2B, WEW_v2.0, whole genome shotgun sequence DNA encoding:
- the LOC119366060 gene encoding eukaryotic translation initiation factor 3 subunit I-like, which codes for MRPVLMKGHERPLTFLKYNRDGDLLFSCAKDHTPTVWYASNGDRLGTYRGHNGAVWSCDVSRHSTRLITGSADQTAKLWDVQTGRELFTFRFDAPARSVDFAIGDHLAVITTDSFMGKTPTAQVKRIAEDIQDQTEESALVISGITGRINRAVWGPGNRTIITAGEDATIRIWDSETGKLLKESDKEAGHQKAISSLSKSLDWSHFLTGSLDKSAKLWDARTLTLIKTYVTERPVNAVDMSPILDNVVIGGGQDAMNVTMTDRRAGKFEAKFFHKILQEEIGGVKGHFGPINALAFNPDGKSFSSGGEDGYVRLHHFDPEYFNIKM